In Candidatus Sodalis pierantonius str. SOPE, one DNA window encodes the following:
- the fruK gene encoding 1-phosphofructokinase gives MSRRVATIALNPAYDLVGFCPEIERGEVNLVQTTGLHAAGKGINVAKVLKDLGIDVTVGGFLGKENQDGFQLLFSDLGIANRFQVVQGRTRINVKLTKKDGDVTDFNFSGFTVTPQDWDRFVNDSLTWLGQFDMVAVSGSLPAGVAPAAFTDWMVKLRSHCPCIIFDSSREALVAGLKASPWLVKPNRRELEIWAGRPLPALSDVVEAAHALREQGIAHVVISLGAEGALWVNASGAWLAKPPACEVVSTVGAGDSMVGGLIYGLLMRESSEHTLRLATAVAALAVSQSNVGVTDRPQLAAMMARVDLKPLN, from the coding sequence ATGAGCAGACGCGTAGCAACGATTGCGCTAAATCCGGCTTACGATCTGGTGGGTTTTTGCCCGGAAATCGAACGTGGCGAAGTCAACCTGGTACAAACCACCGGGCTGCACGCCGCGGGCAAAGGGATTAACGTCGCCAAAGTTTTAAAAGATCTGGGCATCGACGTGACCGTTGGCGGTTTTTTGGGGAAAGAAAATCAGGACGGCTTCCAACTGCTGTTTAGCGATCTGGGCATTGCCAATCGGTTTCAGGTAGTGCAGGGCCGGACGCGTATCAATGTCAAATTGACCAAAAAAGACGGCGATGTCACCGACTTTAATTTCTCGGGGTTCACGGTCACGCCGCAGGATTGGGATCGTTTTGTCAACGACTCGCTCACCTGGCTGGGCCAGTTCGATATGGTGGCGGTCAGCGGCAGTCTGCCCGCCGGCGTGGCGCCGGCGGCCTTCACCGACTGGATGGTGAAGCTGCGCAGCCATTGCCCATGCATTATTTTCGACAGCAGCCGCGAAGCGTTGGTGGCCGGGCTGAAAGCGTCACCCTGGCTGGTGAAACCCAATCGCCGGGAATTGGAAATCTGGGCCGGGCGACCACTGCCGGCGCTCAGCGACGTCGTTGAGGCCGCCCATGCCCTGCGCGAACAGGGGATCGCCCATGTGGTCATCTCGCTCGGCGCCGAAGGGGCGCTGTGGGTAAACGCCTCCGGCGCCTGGCTGGCCAAACCGCCGGCCTGTGAGGTGGTCAGCACCGTCGGCGCCGGTGATTCGATGGTGGGTGGCTTGATTTATGGCCTGCTGATGCGCGAGTCAAGCGAGCATACGCTTCGGTTGGCGACGGCCGTGGCGGCGCTGGCGGTCAGCCAAAGCAATGTGGGCGTGACCGACCGTCCGCAACTGGCGGCCATGATGGCTCGTGTCGATTTGAAACCTCTTAATTAA
- the fruB gene encoding fused PTS fructose transporter subunit IIA/HPr protein: MFELSLNDIHPGAKAENKEQAIRQAADALTQAGCVSDGYLAGMLEWETQTSTFLGNGIAIPHGTTATRHLVQNTGVQVFQYPQGIDWGEGQTAYVVIGIAARSDEHLALLRQLTHVLSDESLAARLAKTDSAEELRSVLMGEQQPAAFLFDSSTLLLDIAAGDLMTLKALNAGLLQRLGAVEPRFVSNVIASPPFHLGQGVWLDDSAQGNVISAVAISRPASAFQQDGVSVMMLITVAMADDQPLPVLDYLVALLALLTSEVPEQANQLTAEFVVRNEHGLHARPGTALVSVIKQFDSAVTVTNLDGSGKPANGRSLMEVVALGVKKGHKLRFTAEGNDAEQALQAIGEAIASGLGEGEA; encoded by the coding sequence ATGTTCGAGCTGTCATTAAATGACATCCATCCCGGCGCCAAGGCCGAGAATAAAGAGCAGGCCATTCGTCAGGCCGCGGACGCGCTGACGCAGGCGGGTTGCGTTAGCGATGGCTATCTGGCGGGCATGTTGGAGTGGGAAACCCAAACGTCTACCTTTCTGGGAAACGGTATCGCTATTCCCCACGGCACCACGGCGACCCGCCATCTGGTACAAAATACCGGTGTGCAGGTCTTTCAGTATCCGCAGGGGATTGACTGGGGTGAAGGACAGACGGCCTATGTGGTCATCGGTATTGCCGCGCGTTCCGACGAGCATCTTGCCCTGCTGCGGCAGTTGACCCATGTGCTAAGCGATGAATCCCTGGCTGCGCGTCTGGCGAAAACCGACTCGGCCGAGGAATTGCGCAGCGTACTCATGGGCGAGCAGCAGCCCGCGGCGTTTTTGTTTGACAGCTCAACCTTACTATTAGATATCGCCGCCGGCGATCTGATGACGCTGAAAGCGCTTAACGCCGGTTTGCTTCAGCGCCTCGGCGCCGTGGAGCCTCGTTTTGTCAGCAACGTTATCGCCAGCCCGCCGTTTCATCTGGGGCAGGGTGTCTGGCTGGACGATAGCGCGCAGGGCAATGTTATCAGCGCCGTCGCCATTAGCCGTCCGGCAAGTGCTTTCCAGCAGGATGGCGTGTCGGTCATGATGCTGATAACGGTGGCGATGGCGGACGACCAACCGCTGCCGGTGCTGGACTATCTTGTCGCGCTGCTGGCGCTGCTAACCAGCGAGGTGCCGGAGCAGGCGAATCAACTGACCGCCGAATTCGTGGTGCGTAACGAGCACGGGCTACATGCTCGGCCGGGCACGGCACTGGTGAGCGTGATTAAACAGTTCGACAGCGCCGTTACCGTCACCAATCTCGATGGCAGCGGCAAGCCCGCCAATGGGCGCAGTTTGATGGAAGTAGTGGCGCTCGGCGTCAAAAAAGGTCACAAATTACGCTTTACCGCTGAAGGCAATGATGCCGAACAGGCGCTGCAGGCAATAGGCGAGGCCATTGCCTCGGGTCTCGGGGAGGGAGAGGCATGA
- a CDS encoding mannitol dehydrogenase family protein, whose amino-acid sequence MPTIASVSLPELVQQPGYDHHRLAGRIVHIGFGAFHRSHQGVMTDRVLNRHGGDWGICEVSLHSADLLQALRRQDHLYTVLVKGPDGESARVIGAVCDSLIVAEQGIDALLAKLAEPQVAIVSLTITEKGYCIEPGSGQLDRTHPGVIADLAAPHAPRTVHGILVEALNMRYRRGLAPFTVLSCDNIPGNGQVVRASVLGLARDAALGRWIADHASFPATITMVDRIVPAASEEMLADVAAMLSVRDPCAIACEPFIQWVIEDHFVAGRPQWERADAQLVNDVTPFEEMKLRMLNGSHSFLAWLGYLSGYPHISDCMNDAALRAAVEKLMINEQAPTLRAIEGVDTGDYARQLLTRFANPALKHRTWQIAMDSTQKLPQRILDPLRWHLRHGSSAPLLTLAVAGWMRYAGGTDERGQPIDIRDPLQSALAEIAAQHEDGPGRVRAWLALRNVFGQDLPENPTFVAAVTEAYRSLMQHGALATVAGLLND is encoded by the coding sequence ATGCCAACTATCGCCTCAGTGTCGCTACCGGAACTGGTGCAGCAACCGGGCTACGATCATCATCGCCTTGCCGGACGAATCGTCCATATTGGTTTTGGCGCGTTCCACCGCTCCCACCAGGGAGTGATGACCGACCGGGTGCTTAATCGGCACGGCGGCGATTGGGGGATATGTGAGGTTAGCCTGCACAGCGCCGATCTGTTGCAGGCGCTGCGGCGTCAGGATCATCTCTACACCGTGCTGGTCAAGGGCCCCGACGGAGAGAGCGCGCGGGTGATAGGCGCCGTATGCGACTCGCTGATCGTTGCCGAACAGGGTATCGACGCTCTGCTGGCGAAGCTGGCCGAGCCGCAGGTGGCTATCGTGTCGCTGACCATTACCGAGAAAGGCTATTGCATTGAACCGGGCAGCGGTCAACTCGACCGCACGCACCCGGGGGTGATCGCGGATTTGGCGGCGCCACACGCGCCTCGCACGGTGCACGGCATTCTGGTTGAAGCGCTTAACATGCGCTATCGCCGCGGCCTGGCGCCTTTTACCGTTCTCTCCTGCGATAACATCCCCGGCAACGGCCAGGTGGTGCGCGCGTCGGTATTGGGGTTAGCGCGGGATGCGGCGCTGGGCCGCTGGATAGCCGATCACGCGTCCTTCCCGGCCACCATCACCATGGTGGATCGTATCGTGCCCGCCGCCAGCGAAGAGATGCTGGCGGACGTGGCGGCGATGCTTAGCGTGCGCGATCCTTGCGCCATCGCCTGTGAGCCCTTCATCCAATGGGTGATTGAAGATCACTTTGTCGCCGGCCGCCCGCAGTGGGAGCGGGCGGACGCCCAGTTGGTCAACGATGTGACCCCCTTTGAAGAAATGAAGCTGCGGATGCTAAACGGCAGCCATTCGTTTCTCGCCTGGCTGGGCTATCTGTCCGGCTACCCCCATATCAGCGACTGCATGAATGACGCTGCGCTGCGCGCCGCGGTCGAGAAATTGATGATCAACGAACAAGCGCCCACCCTGCGGGCTATCGAGGGAGTGGACACGGGTGACTACGCCCGGCAGTTGCTGACGCGCTTTGCCAACCCCGCCCTGAAACATCGCACCTGGCAAATCGCGATGGACAGTACCCAAAAACTGCCGCAGCGCATTCTCGATCCGCTGCGTTGGCATTTACGGCACGGCAGCAGCGCCCCGCTGCTCACGCTGGCGGTGGCGGGCTGGATGCGCTATGCCGGCGGGACTGACGAGCGGGGGCAGCCTATCGATATCCGCGACCCGCTGCAAAGCGCTCTGGCGGAAATCGCAGCCCAGCATGAAGACGGTCCGGGGCGGGTGCGGGCGTGGCTTGCGTTGCGAAACGTTTTCGGCCAGGATCTGCCGGAAAACCCGACATTTGTCGCCGCGGTCACCGAGGCTTACCGATCGCTGATGCAGCACGGTGCGCTGGCGACGGTCGCCGGTCTTCTTAACGACTAA
- the mepS gene encoding bifunctional murein DD-endopeptidase/murein LD-carboxypeptidase, with product MVKSQPILRYVLRLIPAVAVAAMLSACSTSHSPKQTADMRAVNDSNHFLLQASQDEFEEMVRNVDIKSKIMDQYADWKGVRYRLGGSTKRGIDCSGFVQMTFREQFGLDLPRSTLDQREIGSKIQRGKLRPGDLVLFRAGSTGRHVGIYLGNDQFVHASTSSGVMISSLNESYWKTRYREARRVLPNDAQS from the coding sequence ATGGTCAAATCTCAGCCTATCTTGAGATATGTTCTGCGGCTCATCCCCGCAGTGGCGGTTGCGGCCATGCTATCCGCCTGCAGTACTTCTCATAGTCCGAAACAAACCGCTGACATGCGTGCAGTAAACGATTCAAATCATTTCTTACTGCAAGCCTCTCAGGATGAATTTGAAGAAATGGTTCGTAATGTGGATATTAAATCCAAAATTATGGATCAATATGCCGACTGGAAAGGCGTGCGTTACCGCCTCGGCGGCAGTACTAAACGCGGCATTGATTGCTCTGGCTTCGTGCAGATGACGTTCCGCGAACAGTTTGGCCTTGACCTACCGCGTTCCACGCTGGATCAGCGGGAAATAGGCTCCAAAATTCAACGCGGTAAGCTGCGTCCGGGCGATTTGGTGCTGTTCCGCGCCGGCTCAACGGGCCGCCACGTGGGCATTTATCTGGGTAACGATCAATTTGTTCATGCGTCCACCAGCAGCGGCGTAATGATATCCAGCCTGAATGAAAGTTACTGGAAGACCCGCTACCGCGAAGCCCGCCGAGTGCTTCCCAACGACGCGCAGAGTTAA
- a CDS encoding microcin C ABC transporter permease YejB → MTSYVLKRLLLIIPTLWAIITLNFFIVQIAPGGPVDQAIAAIELGQTAGFGGSHGDPLSRTQTLHGGQLGDNQYRGARGLDPEVIAEITRRYGFDKPLHERYFTLLWQYVRFDFGDSLFRGASVMQLIKGSLPVSVSLGVWSTLIIYLVLIPLGNKKAVRSGSAFDTWSSSLIIIGYAIPAFLFAVLLIVLFAGGSYLDWFPLRGLVSANFATLPWYGKIADYFWHLTLPVLAMVIGGFATLTMLTKNAFLDEIRKQYVVTARAKGLGESAILYRHVFRNAMLLVIAGFPATFISMFFTGSLLIEVMFSLNGLGLLGYDATLSRDYPVMFGTLYIFTLIGLLLNIISDITYTLVDPRIDFGRRH, encoded by the coding sequence TTGACATCCTATGTATTAAAACGCCTGCTGTTGATAATCCCCACGCTGTGGGCCATTATCACGCTCAATTTCTTTATCGTACAGATTGCGCCGGGCGGGCCGGTGGATCAGGCGATTGCCGCCATCGAGCTGGGACAAACGGCCGGCTTTGGCGGCAGCCATGGCGATCCCCTGTCCCGCACGCAGACCTTGCACGGCGGCCAATTGGGGGATAATCAATATCGCGGCGCGCGGGGGCTGGATCCGGAGGTAATCGCCGAAATTACCCGCCGCTACGGCTTTGATAAACCGCTGCACGAGCGTTATTTCACCCTGCTGTGGCAATATGTTCGCTTTGACTTTGGCGACAGCCTGTTCCGCGGCGCCTCCGTGATGCAGCTGATTAAAGGCAGCCTGCCGGTATCGGTGTCGCTCGGCGTGTGGAGTACGCTGATTATTTATCTGGTATTGATTCCTCTCGGCAACAAAAAGGCGGTGCGCAGCGGCAGCGCATTCGACACCTGGAGCAGCTCCCTTATCATTATCGGCTATGCCATCCCGGCGTTTTTGTTCGCCGTCCTGCTCATTGTGCTGTTCGCCGGCGGCAGCTATCTCGATTGGTTTCCGCTGCGCGGCCTGGTGTCCGCCAATTTCGCTACCCTGCCCTGGTACGGCAAAATAGCCGATTATTTCTGGCATCTCACGTTGCCGGTGCTGGCGATGGTGATTGGCGGTTTCGCGACGTTGACCATGCTCACCAAAAACGCCTTTCTCGACGAGATCCGCAAACAGTATGTCGTCACCGCCCGCGCCAAGGGTCTTGGGGAAAGCGCCATCCTGTATCGCCACGTCTTTCGCAACGCTATGTTGCTGGTTATCGCCGGCTTTCCCGCCACCTTTATCAGCATGTTTTTTACCGGCTCGCTGCTCATCGAAGTGATGTTCTCACTGAACGGCTTGGGCCTGCTCGGTTATGACGCCACGCTATCGCGCGATTACCCGGTCATGTTCGGCACGCTGTACATCTTTACGCTTATCGGGCTATTGCTGAACATCATCAGCGATATCACCTATACGCTGGTTGATCCCAGAATCGATTTCGGGAGGCGCCATTGA
- the yejF gene encoding microcin C ABC transporter ATP-binding protein YejF — translation MNRTPLLAINHLSVAFHQGSSARRVVEDVSLTLDAGETLALVGESDSGKSVTALSVLRLLPAPPVAYPGGEILFNGQNLLTADEAVLRRIRGNDIAMIFQEPMSSLNPLHTLEKQLSEVLMLHRGMRGKTARAEAQAALERVGIHHPASRLRDYPHQLSGGERQRVMIAMALLTRPKLLIADEPTTALDVTVQAQILQLLADLRRELNMALLFITHDLNIVRRLADRVAVMQNGRCVETNRCDTLFSAPAHPYTQRLLAAKPSGQPAAVAQDTAPLLRVNALGVSYGGKGALFTRRQASKTALHNLSFSLRRGESLGLVGESGSGKSTTALALLRLIASEGEIWFDDLPVHRFNRRQMLPLRRRIQVVFQDPYSALNPRLSMAEIVAEGLLVHQQLSAQAVEQRVIAALEEVGLDADSRHRYPGEFSGGQRQRIAIARALILQPELVILDEPTSSLDRTVQAQILSLLQTLQQKHRLAYVFISHDLQVVRAMCHQVVVLWQGQVVEQGSADALFHTPRAAYTRELMAAGRQAVTEG, via the coding sequence ATGAACCGCACTCCGCTATTGGCCATTAATCACTTAAGCGTGGCGTTCCACCAGGGAAGCTCGGCGCGCCGCGTCGTCGAAGACGTGTCGCTGACGTTGGATGCGGGCGAAACGCTGGCGCTGGTGGGCGAATCCGACTCCGGCAAGAGCGTTACCGCGCTATCGGTGCTGCGCCTGCTGCCCGCGCCGCCGGTAGCGTACCCCGGCGGCGAGATCCTGTTTAACGGGCAAAACCTGCTGACCGCCGACGAGGCCGTACTGCGGCGTATTCGCGGCAATGACATCGCCATGATTTTTCAAGAGCCGATGTCGTCGCTTAATCCGCTGCATACCCTGGAGAAGCAGTTGAGCGAAGTGTTGATGCTGCATCGCGGTATGCGGGGCAAAACCGCTCGCGCCGAGGCGCAGGCCGCCCTTGAGCGGGTAGGCATTCATCATCCGGCGAGCCGTCTGCGGGATTATCCCCATCAACTATCGGGCGGTGAGCGCCAGCGGGTCATGATCGCGATGGCGCTACTGACGCGGCCGAAGCTGTTGATTGCCGACGAACCCACCACCGCGCTCGATGTGACGGTACAGGCGCAGATCCTGCAATTACTGGCGGACCTGCGCCGAGAGTTGAATATGGCGCTCCTGTTTATTACCCACGACCTGAATATTGTGCGCCGGCTGGCGGACCGCGTCGCGGTGATGCAAAACGGCCGCTGCGTGGAAACCAATCGTTGCGACACCTTGTTCAGCGCGCCGGCTCATCCCTATACGCAGCGATTGCTGGCCGCCAAACCGTCGGGCCAACCGGCGGCGGTGGCGCAGGATACCGCCCCCCTGTTGCGGGTAAACGCCTTGGGCGTCAGCTATGGCGGCAAGGGCGCCTTATTTACGCGGCGCCAAGCGTCTAAAACCGCGCTACATAATCTTAGCTTTTCGCTGCGGCGCGGCGAAAGTCTGGGTCTGGTGGGGGAATCCGGCTCCGGCAAAAGTACCACCGCGCTGGCGCTACTGCGGCTCATCGCCAGCGAGGGGGAAATCTGGTTTGACGACTTGCCTGTGCATCGCTTCAATCGCCGGCAGATGTTGCCGCTGCGCCGGCGCATTCAGGTGGTATTTCAAGATCCCTACTCGGCGTTAAATCCCCGGCTATCGATGGCGGAAATCGTCGCGGAGGGTCTGCTGGTCCACCAACAGCTCAGCGCTCAAGCCGTGGAGCAGCGGGTCATCGCCGCGCTTGAGGAGGTCGGCCTGGATGCCGATAGCCGTCATCGCTACCCGGGCGAATTCTCCGGTGGACAGCGCCAACGCATCGCCATCGCGCGCGCGTTGATTCTCCAGCCCGAATTGGTGATCCTTGATGAGCCGACATCCTCTCTGGATCGCACGGTTCAGGCCCAGATATTGTCATTGCTGCAAACGTTGCAGCAAAAACACCGGCTGGCCTATGTGTTTATCAGTCATGATTTGCAGGTGGTGCGCGCGATGTGCCATCAAGTTGTGGTACTGTGGCAAGGACAGGTGGTCGAACAGGGCAGCGCCGACGCGCTGTTCCACACGCCGCGGGCGGCTTATACCCGCGAGTTAATGGCGGCCGGACGCCAGGCGGTCACGGAGGGGTAG
- a CDS encoding YejG family protein, whose product MTNLQLSVVHRLPHHYRWLQGYTDVKVEPIIAASHDDNVLIGLTLLSHGDDTAWQVMRELARTLAEIEVSCSIVECDGKPCLFLHREDECAGLCRIKNIGVAVAEPAAAPYITSV is encoded by the coding sequence GTGACGAATTTACAATTATCCGTGGTACACCGGTTACCGCATCACTACCGCTGGCTACAGGGGTATACCGACGTCAAGGTCGAGCCGATCATTGCCGCCAGCCATGATGACAATGTTCTGATTGGTTTGACGCTGTTGAGCCACGGCGATGATACGGCCTGGCAGGTGATGCGCGAGCTTGCCCGGACGCTGGCCGAGATCGAAGTCAGTTGCTCCATCGTGGAATGCGATGGCAAGCCCTGCCTTTTTTTGCATCGTGAAGACGAATGCGCCGGGTTGTGTCGCATAAAAAATATTGGCGTCGCGGTAGCTGAACCTGCGGCAGCGCCGTATATCACCTCAGTATGA
- a CDS encoding Mu transposase C-terminal domain-containing protein, whose product MFVVAKELMGVPGLPATTKGIRQALCRYSEGAPELVRKRPGTKAFEYHIDCLPESTREIIKQRHYKSLIAQAPAQPVDESVKRSIAIKSRDELAIMRQCPALLDRKVQALNDQQKQIADARMRLAQEVIRLQQADMTRIAAVTFIVDESKAGTLPEALQRAATLANAKKGRTRQGMGKSSLQEWVSLYLSAERPQERLAILAPGQPKKQRPKDMTWFYALFWPHYVRPCGPTVLEAYRAFQADWQGKYHDQPAMLAALPTYDKVNRMVRRVAPNRRVKGRVTGSALKAYQVYQQRDWAQMPVNGCWIADGKSLNMKVAHPIHGRPFTPELTLVLDGRTRYLVGWSLSLAENAIAVADAWRYAIQHHGKPLFAYSDNGGGETNKMLDADITWIFPRLGIEHITGIPGNPQARGIIERLNGVLPRRLALRFQTYNGLSADPNGVRVQGQKLLSLSNALRQGKELNATQQKTLAILPSWRQLIDAIEEEVQRYNHSHEHSALPKVNDKSMTPAAYRKALLAEQGDNIEYLTPGELREMFMSEEKRVAQRGWVELLNNQYFARELIEVDRQTVRVAYDIHNPNEVIIRQMDGAYLCTALWNGNTASPVPVSRVEKALEAHAKRRIKLAENKIQDAKDELRPVIDAPRENDYSLLLPKVAAPEKEKVYLFESEYEHDIKQVGNNR is encoded by the coding sequence ATGTTTGTTGTCGCCAAGGAATTAATGGGAGTACCCGGCTTACCCGCGACAACCAAGGGCATTCGCCAGGCACTGTGTCGATATTCGGAGGGTGCGCCTGAACTGGTACGCAAACGTCCTGGCACCAAGGCTTTCGAGTACCACATCGATTGTTTGCCGGAATCAACACGCGAGATCATCAAACAACGGCACTATAAATCCCTGATTGCGCAAGCCCCGGCCCAGCCGGTTGATGAGTCGGTCAAGCGCAGCATCGCCATCAAGTCGCGTGATGAGCTGGCGATCATGCGCCAATGTCCCGCCCTACTAGACCGCAAGGTGCAGGCCCTGAACGATCAGCAGAAGCAGATTGCCGATGCACGCATGAGGCTGGCACAGGAAGTGATCCGGTTACAGCAGGCTGACATGACTCGCATTGCGGCGGTGACCTTTATCGTCGATGAGTCAAAGGCCGGTACATTGCCCGAGGCCCTGCAGCGCGCCGCCACGTTGGCTAACGCCAAAAAGGGCCGCACCCGGCAAGGGATGGGCAAAAGCAGTCTGCAGGAATGGGTGAGTCTCTATCTCAGCGCTGAGCGACCCCAGGAGCGCCTGGCGATACTGGCTCCCGGGCAGCCGAAGAAGCAGCGTCCCAAGGATATGACGTGGTTCTACGCCCTGTTCTGGCCGCATTATGTCCGGCCCTGTGGCCCGACGGTGCTGGAAGCCTACCGTGCGTTTCAGGCGGACTGGCAGGGCAAATACCATGACCAGCCTGCCATGCTGGCGGCCCTGCCGACCTACGACAAGGTCAATCGCATGGTCAGGCGGGTTGCACCCAACCGAAGGGTCAAGGGCCGTGTCACCGGCTCGGCGCTTAAGGCGTATCAGGTATACCAGCAGCGGGATTGGGCACAGATGCCGGTGAATGGCTGCTGGATAGCCGACGGTAAGTCGCTAAACATGAAAGTGGCGCATCCGATACACGGGCGGCCCTTTACCCCAGAGCTGACTTTGGTGCTCGACGGGCGTACCCGGTATCTGGTGGGCTGGAGCCTGTCACTGGCGGAAAACGCCATCGCGGTGGCCGATGCGTGGCGTTATGCCATCCAGCACCACGGCAAGCCGCTGTTTGCCTACTCCGATAACGGCGGTGGTGAGACCAATAAAATGCTGGATGCGGATATCACCTGGATTTTTCCCCGGCTGGGCATAGAGCATATTACCGGTATCCCCGGTAATCCGCAGGCGCGGGGCATTATTGAGCGGCTGAACGGGGTGCTCCCACGTCGGCTGGCACTGCGCTTTCAGACCTATAACGGATTGAGCGCCGACCCTAACGGGGTACGGGTGCAGGGGCAAAAACTACTGAGTCTGTCGAACGCCCTGCGTCAGGGGAAGGAGCTGAACGCCACGCAGCAAAAGACGCTGGCGATTCTGCCCAGCTGGCGGCAGCTGATAGACGCCATCGAGGAGGAGGTACAACGCTATAACCACAGCCACGAGCACAGCGCACTGCCGAAGGTCAACGATAAATCGATGACGCCGGCCGCCTACCGCAAGGCCCTGTTGGCTGAGCAAGGAGACAACATTGAATACCTGACGCCGGGCGAGTTGCGAGAGATGTTTATGTCAGAAGAGAAACGCGTGGCCCAGCGTGGTTGGGTTGAATTGTTGAATAACCAGTATTTTGCCAGGGAGCTGATTGAGGTAGACCGCCAGACGGTGCGGGTGGCCTACGATATCCATAATCCCAATGAAGTGATTATTCGCCAGATGGACGGCGCTTATCTCTGCACCGCGCTGTGGAATGGCAATACCGCTTCGCCGGTGCCGGTCTCCAGAGTGGAAAAAGCCCTGGAGGCGCACGCCAAGCGTCGCATTAAACTGGCTGAAAATAAAATTCAGGATGCGAAAGACGAATTACGTCCGGTGATTGACGCGCCCAGGGAGAACGATTACAGCCTGCTGCTACCCAAGGTAGCGGCACCTGAAAAAGAGAAGGTGTATTTATTTGAATCTGAATACGAGCACGATATCAAGCAGGTCGGTAATAACCGATAA
- a CDS encoding AAA family ATPase produces MTTRERIFQLMERSGYTQRKVADKTGLSGTTISQYLKGVYNGNIDNVEGTLRDFLDRETERAHRRDIKVNFVPTHLARVALDLISATHDFGDIGVIYGPAGMGKSMVLKEYVRANSANKGVILIEADPGYTAKVLLQALCARLGLRKTGNIHELVEECVQGLRDKHWLVLVDEAELLPYRALEVLRRIHDRSGVAIVLAGMPRLLLNLKGSRGEYAQLYSRVGMALDLESRRQESETEDFSAILGSLLSNGEATGEPLAPEIAAAFRKHSRGNYRRLFKLARGVARTSVIGNQGMSVTLIDRYAEMLIH; encoded by the coding sequence ATGACAACGCGAGAACGTATTTTCCAGCTGATGGAACGGTCAGGCTACACCCAGCGCAAGGTGGCCGATAAAACCGGATTAAGCGGCACAACCATTTCACAATATTTAAAGGGGGTTTACAATGGCAATATTGATAACGTCGAAGGCACACTGCGGGATTTTCTTGACCGCGAGACAGAGCGCGCTCACCGGCGGGACATCAAGGTGAATTTTGTGCCGACCCATCTGGCCAGGGTGGCGCTGGACCTGATTAGTGCCACGCACGACTTCGGCGATATCGGCGTGATATACGGCCCGGCCGGCATGGGGAAAAGCATGGTGCTGAAGGAGTATGTGCGCGCCAACAGCGCCAATAAAGGCGTCATCCTGATTGAAGCCGACCCCGGCTATACCGCCAAGGTGTTATTGCAGGCGTTGTGCGCCCGGCTGGGTCTGCGCAAAACTGGCAATATCCATGAGCTGGTCGAGGAATGTGTGCAGGGGCTGCGCGACAAGCACTGGCTGGTCCTGGTTGATGAGGCCGAGCTGCTGCCCTACAGGGCGCTTGAGGTCTTGCGCCGCATTCACGACCGTTCCGGGGTGGCCATTGTCCTGGCGGGGATGCCACGCCTGCTGCTCAATCTGAAAGGCTCACGCGGGGAATACGCCCAGCTCTATAGCCGGGTGGGCATGGCGTTAGACCTGGAGTCTCGCAGGCAAGAGAGCGAAACCGAGGATTTTAGTGCCATTCTGGGCAGTCTGTTATCGAACGGTGAGGCCACGGGCGAGCCGCTTGCGCCGGAAATTGCCGCCGCCTTTCGCAAGCATTCTCGGGGCAATTATCGCCGCCTGTTTAAACTGGCGCGCGGGGTGGCCCGGACAAGCGTTATCGGCAATCAGGGGATGTCCGTGACGTTAATCGACCGCTATGCAGAAATGCTAATTCATTGA